TACAAGTCCGAAGCTAATGGCTCCTTTCCACATCGTATGCATATAAAACATTCCTCCTTTTACTATTATTGTTAACTTCATTTCTAGAAATCTTTCACCAAAAATATTTTGCGTACAGACGTCCACCTATATAGGTGGTATCTTCAAATCAGGTGGAGTAGAGTCTCCATCTGATTTCTCGATGTTTAAGCTTTGCTTAAACAAGTTCACTATCAGTGAGTATTCATCAATCTTTTATTCATTATTTACATAGCTAAACAAAATTAACCATATCGTGTTGTATGTAATGTAATGATAAAAATAATGGGGAGTGGGTATCATTTAAACAAGGGATTGCTTGAAAAAATATATCGTATATAACGAATGGGCATCCCATTCATTTCATTTAATAAAAGGAGGTAAATTATTTTGACTAAAAAAAACCAAACTGAAGTTAATGAAGGACAAAATGAAGGAAGAGAAAGTCATTTTATGGATATTGATCGTATGGTGAATGAAGGGTTAGGAGGCGGCCAAGTAACCCAACAAAATGGACTCATCGATGAATCAACAACGGATACAATGGATGATGAGAAGAATGATATTAAAGAAAAATCTTTCGGTGAATAAGGGAATTTGTGGTAAGAAAACTTTATATCGTTGATTTAGGAGGTTAACTATGGAAATAGAAAGAGCACAGGAGATATTTGATTCAGAAGCAAAAATTAATGTGTATTTAAATGGAAAGGAAGTATGGATTGATAAAGTTGATCGAGTAAACAATTGCGCAAGTATTCACGACGTAAATAACCCCAATGAACAAGAAACCGTAGATATTACAAAATTAAAAGAACTACAATAGGCTAACTCAATTGAAACTTATTCTATTAAAGAAGAAAAAGAATCCCAAATGAAGATTGGCGTTTTCATTGTGGGATTTTTTTAAACTGTTCTATAATCAGTTAGTTTATCAACATTTAGTAGAGAGATGGCTGATAGTGGGAACGGACCATCTAATTTTGAAAATAGAGGGAATTGAAGGTCTTATTTCATGTATTTTTCCTATTTTTTTGAAATTAGCGGTATTTGAAGGTCTTATTTTAGCTCTAAATGAGCTTTTAATCATATTTTTGTATAAAATCACTGAAATAAGACCACTTATTACCGTTATTTTAAATAAATAACTATTTATTCACATATAAGACCTTTATTTCCCTTTATTTGCTCCTTTTAATCATACTTTTTATATATCCATAACTAAGCAGATAAAAATACCAATATGTGATTGCTTGGTTGTAAGTTTTATCATAACTACACTTTTCGGGATGTTTTATTTATAATAAAGTCAGCAAGAAACTTGAATGTATAGATAGTAGGTGGTTTCTTTGAGTTCACAAGATGAATTTGCATTAATTCATTCTTTAAATTATAAAAAACAATCCAAACATTTTCAAAATAAATTAGGTGTTGTAAAAGGCATAGGAGATGATGCGGCTGTAGTAAATATCCATTCAGGTTC
The window above is part of the Chengkuizengella sp. SCS-71B genome. Proteins encoded here:
- a CDS encoding H-type small acid-soluble spore protein, giving the protein MEIERAQEIFDSEAKINVYLNGKEVWIDKVDRVNNCASIHDVNNPNEQETVDITKLKELQ